A stretch of the Candidatus Kaelpia imicola genome encodes the following:
- a CDS encoding lipid-binding SYLF domain-containing protein translates to MKRVLVGIVLAIIVTVSLPVYAGWNAKSSSDAVEEAELTVKKFKESDSVMDRFFDKAYGYAIFPTVGKGGMGIGAAYGKGTVYEQGKIIGSTTLKQLSIGFQLGGQAYSEIIFFKDRRDLENFKSGNFELGATASAVAVTAGASADADYSDGVAVFTLPKGGLMYEATVAGQKFTYTEE, encoded by the coding sequence ATGAAGAGAGTCTTAGTAGGTATTGTGTTAGCTATCATAGTAACAGTATCTTTACCGGTCTATGCCGGCTGGAATGCAAAAAGCTCATCAGATGCAGTAGAAGAGGCTGAATTAACGGTTAAGAAGTTCAAAGAGTCTGACTCTGTAATGGATAGATTCTTTGATAAAGCATACGGCTATGCTATATTCCCAACTGTCGGAAAAGGCGGCATGGGAATAGGAGCAGCGTACGGCAAAGGTACGGTCTATGAACAAGGTAAGATAATAGGTTCAACAACCTTAAAACAGCTCAGCATAGGTTTTCAACTCGGAGGTCAGGCATATAGTGAGATAATATTTTTTAAAGATAGACGTGACCTTGAAAATTTCAAAAGCGGTAACTTTGAACTCGGTGCAACAGCTTCTGCAGTTGCTGTAACAGCCGGAGCATCAGCTGACGCAGACTACAGTGACGGAGTTGCCGTATTTACCCTTCCCAAAGGCGGATTGATGTATGAGGCAACGGTTGCAGGGCAGAAGTTTACTTATACAGAAGAGTAA
- a CDS encoding MMPL family transporter, which translates to MLSRFSLKIKNITGLLNPQVWAAVIVTLLGLTILINFVSLVPEVTDDFFFSSEDPQFQYEKKISKLFVRNDGMVIISATGDINSSLYQEKIADLSESLLGLDGVSGVSSLTHGPNDFEDALKSPMWKRLVLSDDMKSTNLIVLLDEDVSDLMVPFIEDIVYQFEDQDFKLRVSGMPYIVELIRRSLLRDIKVFSTVAILVFGLIILALFRSKGAFFGTLITCLNACIWTFMLTDFLGIPIGILTANLGTIICILTLSHIIFLTYSWKSACYAPTPLIPRPRLWGFPLKLFFKKKQDDSSLPSFTPVVEALILTFPPSFWGMFTTLLGFISLIFVQAKPLRDLGASGAIGTLMAILAAYTIYPAFLKASSVQKQKRMAQSKPKIEVIQSNIYGFLNRKRSYIITIIVVISIMVLPGLFSIDSDPSLLSYFAEGSEIRNGLGYIDRNGGSSPLIIVVKSQSDEKIVSQKTFKDLWRLQEVLEQHRSVGSVLSLPVLLAQARKTPLGFLVSVISMDALISVLKKPECDAIAKSFISSDGKYGLFMLRMTESYRVRSRLEIIAEIKELVYAQGFAPEIIGGIYSLQGHLAKLVAISLINGLGKLVLLFAVIGLMISRSFRITLALTLSVAILPVSILGLIGLYRIPLDIISAPASNIAIAIGIDAMIHMIKAFQRLKNWDRVKDHLWQPILTAMFVISIGFGIFSFSSFPPTQRFGLAILVGSIFASLTALFVMPFLVKKIRIGRLSESEIAVEKKT; encoded by the coding sequence ATGTTATCAAGGTTCTCTCTAAAGATTAAAAATATAACCGGACTGCTTAATCCTCAGGTTTGGGCGGCAGTTATTGTAACACTTCTTGGCCTCACCATCTTGATTAACTTTGTAAGCTTAGTGCCCGAAGTTACCGATGATTTCTTCTTCTCCAGCGAAGATCCTCAGTTTCAGTATGAGAAAAAGATATCCAAACTTTTCGTCAGAAACGACGGCATGGTTATTATAAGCGCAACTGGAGATATCAATTCTTCTCTCTATCAGGAAAAGATAGCTGATTTAAGTGAATCCTTGCTGGGTTTAGATGGTGTCTCAGGGGTAAGTAGTTTGACGCATGGACCCAACGATTTTGAAGACGCTCTTAAAAGCCCGATGTGGAAACGATTGGTCTTATCAGACGATATGAAGTCCACAAACCTGATTGTACTTCTAGACGAAGATGTCTCCGATCTAATGGTTCCATTCATCGAAGATATAGTCTATCAGTTTGAGGATCAGGATTTTAAGCTTCGTGTATCAGGTATGCCCTACATAGTTGAACTTATAAGAAGAAGCTTGCTTAGAGATATAAAGGTATTCTCTACTGTAGCAATCTTAGTCTTTGGGCTCATAATACTGGCTCTATTCCGTTCAAAAGGAGCCTTTTTTGGTACTCTCATAACCTGCCTCAATGCCTGCATCTGGACTTTCATGCTTACAGATTTTTTAGGCATTCCGATTGGAATACTTACAGCTAATCTGGGTACTATAATATGTATTCTTACTCTATCACACATTATATTCCTAACCTATAGCTGGAAGAGTGCCTGCTATGCTCCGACCCCTCTAATTCCTCGTCCGAGACTCTGGGGCTTTCCTTTAAAGTTATTCTTCAAGAAAAAACAGGATGACAGCTCTCTGCCGTCGTTTACCCCGGTAGTTGAAGCTTTGATACTTACATTCCCGCCTTCTTTCTGGGGCATGTTCACAACGCTGCTTGGTTTTATAAGTCTTATATTTGTTCAGGCAAAACCTTTAAGAGACCTGGGAGCATCTGGTGCAATAGGAACCTTGATGGCAATTCTTGCTGCCTATACCATCTACCCTGCATTTTTAAAGGCATCCAGCGTCCAGAAACAGAAAAGAATGGCTCAGAGTAAGCCTAAGATTGAAGTTATTCAAAGTAATATCTACGGCTTTTTAAACAGAAAGAGAAGTTATATTATAACTATTATCGTTGTTATCTCTATTATGGTCCTACCGGGACTCTTCTCTATTGATTCTGATCCCAGTCTGCTCTCCTATTTTGCAGAAGGAAGCGAGATAAGAAACGGTTTGGGTTATATAGACCGCAATGGAGGCAGCTCTCCGCTTATAATTGTTGTTAAATCTCAATCAGACGAGAAGATAGTCTCTCAGAAGACTTTTAAAGATCTCTGGAGGCTGCAGGAGGTTCTGGAACAGCACCGTTCGGTTGGTTCTGTCTTATCCCTTCCTGTATTACTTGCTCAGGCACGTAAGACTCCTTTAGGTTTCCTTGTCTCTGTGATATCGATGGACGCCTTAATAAGCGTTCTCAAGAAACCCGAGTGTGATGCAATTGCAAAGAGCTTTATATCCTCTGACGGCAAGTATGGTCTCTTCATGCTCCGAATGACCGAGTCCTATAGGGTCCGCTCTAGATTAGAGATAATAGCTGAGATAAAAGAGCTTGTCTATGCTCAGGGTTTCGCTCCCGAAATAATAGGCGGAATATACAGTCTCCAGGGCCATCTGGCCAAGCTTGTTGCTATCAGTCTTATTAACGGGCTTGGCAAATTAGTACTCTTGTTTGCAGTAATAGGCCTTATGATATCACGCTCTTTCAGAATAACACTTGCCCTTACCCTAAGCGTTGCCATCCTTCCTGTATCAATATTAGGGCTTATTGGGCTTTATAGGATTCCTTTGGATATTATATCGGCTCCGGCTTCAAATATTGCAATAGCCATAGGGATAGATGCAATGATACATATGATAAAAGCTTTTCAGCGGCTTAAAAATTGGGATAGAGTCAAAGACCATCTCTGGCAGCCTATCTTAACGGCTATGTTTGTTATCTCAATCGGTTTTGGAATATTCTCTTTCTCAAGCTTCCCACCTACCCAGCGTTTCGGACTTGCAATTCTTGTGGGTTCGATATTCGCCTCTTTAACGGCTCTCTTTGTAATGCCCTTTCTAGTTAAAAAGATAAGAATAGGCAGATTATCAGAGTCTGAGATAGCGGTTGAAAAAAAGACTTAA
- a CDS encoding peptidylprolyl isomerase → MKRELVTLKTSEGEIKIKLMSNAAPKASENFLGLAKKGYYDGVIFHRIIKGFMIQGGDPAGTGGGGESIWGKPFEDEVTEEVVFNKPGLVAMANSGSNTNGSQFFITTAPTPWLNMNHTIFGEVVEGYDVVQKLEESATDSQDMPIEEKKILEVEVKAE, encoded by the coding sequence ATGAAAAGAGAGTTGGTAACGTTAAAGACAAGCGAAGGAGAGATCAAAATTAAACTTATGAGTAATGCTGCGCCTAAAGCATCCGAGAACTTTCTGGGTCTTGCAAAAAAAGGTTATTATGATGGAGTCATATTCCATAGGATTATAAAAGGCTTTATGATTCAGGGAGGAGACCCTGCAGGAACGGGAGGCGGCGGAGAGTCAATATGGGGTAAGCCTTTTGAAGACGAAGTAACTGAAGAAGTAGTATTTAACAAGCCCGGCTTAGTTGCAATGGCAAATTCCGGATCTAATACCAACGGCAGCCAGTTTTTTATAACAACCGCTCCAACTCCCTGGCTTAATATGAACCATACTATCTTTGGTGAGGTCGTTGAAGGCTATGATGTAGTTCAAAAATTAGAAGAATCAGCTACTGATAGTCAAGATATGCCCATAGAAGAGAAAAAGATATTAGAGGTTGAAGTAAAGGCTGAGTAA
- a CDS encoding YajQ family cyclic di-GMP-binding protein: MANFSFDVVSEVDLQEADNAINQAKKELFRRYDFKNSKSSIEFDRKEKKITLTADDDYKLRALKDILSAGMANRKISIKSLKFNDSEKASGMSLRQTVDICTGIEKEKAKELVVGIKKLKLKVQTQIEGEKLRVSSPKKDDLQAVIEYLKNLDFSLPLSFCNYR; encoded by the coding sequence ATGGCTAATTTTTCTTTTGATGTTGTTTCTGAGGTTGATCTTCAAGAAGCAGATAATGCAATAAATCAGGCCAAAAAAGAATTATTCAGGCGTTACGATTTTAAAAACAGTAAATCTTCTATCGAATTTGATCGCAAAGAGAAAAAGATAACCTTAACAGCAGATGATGACTATAAATTACGTGCTCTTAAAGATATTCTCTCAGCAGGTATGGCTAATAGGAAGATATCTATTAAATCTCTTAAATTTAACGACTCTGAGAAAGCATCTGGAATGAGTCTTCGTCAAACAGTAGATATCTGTACAGGTATCGAGAAGGAAAAAGCGAAAGAACTTGTTGTCGGAATAAAGAAGCTGAAATTAAAAGTGCAGACTCAGATAGAAGGAGAGAAGCTGAGAGTTAGCTCTCCCAAAAAAGATGATTTACAGGCGGTCATTGAGTATCTTAAGAATTTAGATTTCTCCCTACCTCTTAGTTTCTGTAATTATCGTTAA
- a CDS encoding bacteriophage holin, with protein sequence MAKLNAKALGLSLGIIWAVAAFIMGILAMTFGYGGIFVKALGSLYIGYEATLKGSIIGAIWGFIDAGICGIIIAWLYNKLAK encoded by the coding sequence ATGGCAAAATTAAACGCAAAAGCTCTCGGCCTCAGCTTAGGTATTATTTGGGCGGTTGCTGCATTTATTATGGGAATTCTTGCAATGACCTTCGGATATGGAGGAATTTTTGTCAAAGCATTAGGCTCTCTTTATATAGGCTATGAAGCAACATTAAAGGGGAGTATAATCGGTGCTATCTGGGGCTTTATTGATGCTGGAATTTGTGGAATTATTATAGCCTGGCTGTACAATAAGCTGGCAAAGTAA
- a CDS encoding DEAD/DEAH box helicase, translated as MKSNKKIALQTDTQIPPDFDYNREFKKAFSLMENSDKNIFVTGKAGTGKSTLLEYFRINTDKRIVVLAPTGVAAIKIRGQTIHSFFRFPPRLIQKQHIKKLRNKNLIKNIDVIVIDEASMLRADLLDAIDYSLRLNRANDIPFGGVQLIIFGDLFQLPPVVESEAKDLMTDIYKSPYFFSAKVFKEIDLEYIELKKIYRQRDNDFIELLNRIRVKKATKGDLDFLNRRLDYNIKNNSTGIVTLTTTNNQAKNINISYLNEINYREYQYDAEISSKFKESSYPVEAKLRLKKGAQVMLVRNDSLKRWVNGTIAEIVGLTQSDIKVAIDGEIHKVHRVSWEKIEYSYNSLDDKIEEEIVGSFEQYPIKLAWAITIHKSQGQTFNDVIIDMGFGAFTHGQTYVALSRCRTLEGILLKSPITHSDIIFDDRVYQFQKSFKNEKGELKKYAEPEKKKRCKKSCDYSAR; from the coding sequence ATGAAGTCTAATAAAAAAATAGCACTACAGACAGATACCCAAATCCCGCCTGATTTTGATTACAATAGAGAATTTAAAAAAGCTTTCAGCCTGATGGAAAACAGCGATAAGAATATTTTTGTAACAGGTAAAGCCGGTACCGGGAAATCTACACTCTTAGAATATTTTAGAATAAATACCGATAAGAGAATCGTTGTATTAGCGCCAACAGGGGTAGCGGCTATTAAAATTAGAGGTCAGACAATACACTCTTTCTTCAGATTTCCGCCGCGGCTAATTCAAAAGCAGCATATTAAGAAGCTGCGTAACAAGAATCTAATAAAGAATATAGACGTAATAGTGATAGATGAAGCATCAATGCTGCGAGCCGACCTATTGGACGCTATTGACTACTCCTTAAGATTAAATAGAGCTAATGATATACCTTTTGGCGGCGTTCAATTGATAATCTTCGGAGACCTCTTTCAACTACCGCCGGTGGTTGAATCTGAGGCCAAAGATCTAATGACCGATATCTATAAGAGTCCCTATTTTTTCAGTGCAAAAGTATTTAAAGAGATCGATTTAGAATACATTGAGCTAAAAAAAATCTATAGACAGAGAGATAATGATTTTATAGAGCTGCTCAACAGAATACGGGTAAAGAAGGCCACAAAGGGAGATCTTGATTTTCTAAACAGACGCTTAGATTACAACATAAAAAATAATTCTACTGGTATAGTCACCCTGACAACCACGAATAACCAGGCAAAAAATATCAATATCAGCTACTTAAATGAAATTAACTATAGAGAATATCAATACGACGCAGAGATAAGTTCTAAATTCAAGGAATCATCTTACCCTGTAGAGGCCAAACTGAGGTTAAAAAAAGGAGCTCAGGTGATGCTGGTTAGAAATGACTCTCTTAAAAGATGGGTCAACGGAACGATTGCTGAAATAGTAGGCTTAACTCAATCAGATATAAAAGTAGCTATAGATGGAGAGATACATAAAGTTCATAGAGTATCATGGGAAAAGATAGAGTACAGCTACAACTCTTTAGATGACAAAATAGAAGAGGAGATTGTGGGTTCATTTGAACAATACCCGATCAAATTAGCCTGGGCTATAACGATTCATAAAAGCCAGGGCCAAACATTTAATGACGTTATTATAGATATGGGCTTCGGTGCTTTTACACACGGACAGACCTACGTAGCGCTTAGCCGCTGCAGGACCCTAGAGGGAATACTGCTTAAGAGCCCCATAACTCATAGTGATATTATCTTTGATGACAGAGTCTATCAATTCCAAAAATCGTTTAAAAATGAAAAAGGAGAACTAAAAAAATATGCCGAACCAGAAAAGAAGAAAAGATGTAAGAAATCTTGCGATTATAGCGCACGTTGA
- the typA gene encoding translational GTPase TypA, producing the protein MPNQKRRKDVRNLAIIAHVDHGKTTLIDALLKYTGAYDFKEGEVAVMDSNPLEKERGITIFSKNASLQYKGVQFNIVDTPGHADFGSEVERILKMVDGVLLLVDAFEGPMPQTKFVLKKSLQLHLKPILVINKLDRLHARPDEVADMTFDLFCELNATDEQLDFPVIYASGKDGYATLDLNEPRDSMKPLLETILHRVLPPIANPDLPFQMLVTMLDYDSYVGRIAIGRVFHGSISVGDPMALVKRDETITKGKATKIMKYRGLNRIEADKAAAGDIISISGIEDVEVGETLASIDKPKGLPTIKIDEPTISMNFSHNTSPLAGKDGGRFLTSRHIRERLEHEAMINVGINVEEVAGTERLKVSCRGELHLAILIETMRREGYEMEVSRPQVILKKMGGQTLEPVEEVIIEVEDEYQGVIMQALGVRKAQIRNLKTTSTGAIRMEFVIASRALIGFRSGFLMMTRGNGIMYQNFLEYQTYKGELPSRQSGVLISHGYGDAVAYALYNLQARGEILVKPGEKLYQGMIVGVNNKGADIVVNVLRGKKLTNMRASGKDDAIVLIPPRQITIEFALEFIEDDELVEITPKHIRLRKLLLTEVDRKRINRSAEQK; encoded by the coding sequence ATGCCGAACCAGAAAAGAAGAAAAGATGTAAGAAATCTTGCGATTATAGCGCACGTTGACCACGGGAAGACTACCTTAATAGATGCACTTCTCAAATATACGGGCGCCTATGATTTTAAAGAGGGTGAGGTTGCTGTAATGGACTCAAATCCTCTTGAGAAAGAGAGAGGTATTACCATTTTCTCTAAAAACGCTTCCCTGCAATATAAAGGGGTACAATTCAACATTGTCGATACACCCGGGCATGCTGATTTCGGCAGTGAGGTCGAGCGTATTCTTAAGATGGTTGACGGCGTGCTTCTTCTTGTTGACGCTTTTGAAGGACCTATGCCGCAGACTAAATTTGTTTTGAAGAAGTCACTCCAGCTGCATTTAAAACCAATACTTGTGATAAATAAGCTTGATCGTCTCCATGCCCGTCCGGATGAAGTAGCAGATATGACATTTGATCTTTTCTGTGAGCTGAACGCAACTGACGAACAGCTTGATTTTCCGGTTATTTATGCCTCAGGTAAGGATGGTTACGCGACTCTTGATCTTAATGAGCCCAGAGACTCTATGAAGCCTCTCCTGGAGACTATCCTGCATAGAGTACTACCGCCGATAGCTAACCCTGATCTGCCTTTTCAGATGCTGGTTACAATGCTTGATTATGACTCTTATGTTGGACGAATTGCTATCGGGCGGGTTTTTCACGGGTCTATCTCTGTCGGGGATCCTATGGCGCTTGTGAAACGTGATGAAACTATTACAAAAGGTAAAGCAACTAAGATTATGAAGTATCGCGGCCTAAACCGTATTGAGGCCGATAAGGCTGCAGCAGGAGATATTATATCTATTTCCGGGATAGAGGATGTAGAGGTTGGAGAGACACTCGCGTCTATTGATAAGCCGAAAGGATTGCCTACCATCAAGATAGATGAACCTACAATCTCTATGAATTTTTCTCATAATACAAGCCCTCTCGCGGGTAAGGATGGAGGTAGATTCCTAACATCACGGCATATACGGGAGCGTCTTGAGCATGAGGCTATGATTAATGTCGGCATCAACGTCGAAGAGGTTGCGGGAACTGAGCGGTTGAAGGTTTCATGCCGCGGTGAACTGCATCTTGCTATTCTTATTGAAACAATGCGCCGTGAAGGGTATGAGATGGAAGTCTCAAGACCCCAGGTTATTTTGAAGAAGATGGGCGGTCAGACGCTTGAACCTGTTGAAGAGGTAATAATCGAGGTAGAAGATGAGTATCAGGGTGTTATTATGCAGGCGCTTGGAGTTCGCAAAGCTCAAATACGCAACCTAAAGACAACATCAACAGGTGCTATCCGTATGGAATTTGTTATTGCCTCAAGAGCGTTAATTGGGTTTAGAAGCGGGTTTCTTATGATGACCCGAGGCAATGGTATCATGTACCAAAATTTTCTTGAATATCAAACCTATAAAGGAGAACTGCCCAGCCGTCAAAGCGGCGTTCTCATTTCACACGGATACGGCGATGCAGTGGCATATGCGCTTTATAATTTACAGGCACGCGGGGAGATCCTTGTTAAACCAGGAGAGAAACTATATCAGGGGATGATCGTCGGCGTAAACAACAAAGGAGCCGATATTGTTGTAAACGTTTTACGTGGAAAAAAATTAACCAATATGCGTGCCTCAGGAAAGGATGACGCAATTGTACTTATACCTCCGCGTCAAATTACTATTGAGTTTGCTCTTGAGTTTATTGAGGACGATGAGTTGGTTGAGATAACCCCCAAACATATAAGGCTCAGGAAATTGCTTTTAACGGAAGTAGATCGCAAACGGATAAACCGTAGTGCAGAACAAAAATAA